The Penaeus vannamei isolate JL-2024 chromosome 23, ASM4276789v1, whole genome shotgun sequence DNA window tgtgaggaCTGCACCAATATCTTCCGACTTCCAGGCCTGGACGGCATGTGCAGGTACCCTTGCACTTCATTTCTAAGgatttatgtatatttagacaGACATATATGACAAATGGGAACAAAGTACCAGTGCTTATATTGTTCAAATAGCCTCTTTAGTTAATATTTATACTGCAAAACACACACCACTTATGGTTGGAAGTCGTTTACGCTTAAAAATGTGGTGCCGGAAACCAAGACCATAAGAAATTACTCTACGGTAAATACTCTCTATATTTCATTACATCTTCATTCTCAAAGATACCTTTTCAATATGCTCTTTCCTCTGCAGAGATCGGTGCTTCTACAACGAATGGTTCCTGATTTGCCTGAAGGCTGCCAACAGGGAGGACGAGATCGAAAAATTCAAAGTCTGGATCAGCATCCTGAACGCCGGACAGTGAGGCCGAGTGACAGAACCCCTTCCGCTTGCAAGGTCTCGCTCACGCAGGCCGATACTGACGACACTTGGCGACTAATGACGATTATCAttagttttcattataattcataaCTTTGTTCGGTTTGGTTTTCTCTGTTAGTTTACTGGTACCAGTAAATGATATGCCAGTCTGAGCCTACAAGGCCTGGCGGTCATTTTGAGTATGTAGACGGCAAATTACATGTGAGATATTCCCTTTGATTTCCTGTCATCTGCTGTAATGGAATCCGGATACCTGTTTAATTTGCGGTTTACTAAATGTATTGATTTTCCTTTGAAAATTAAACTAACCGAAATATCACGaattttaatatttatgtatattcttcGAGGATACTTTTTATGTGATTTGATTGCTTCCTCATTGTTATGATGGACATAAATAAAAGTTACTGGAATGCTTTTTATTGATTCACTTTCTTCATTTCTAAAATTCTTTTAAACATTTTAATGATCAGTTACacttatatgtttttttccttaacacacatatacacgcacacacataaaacacacacacacagacgcacatatatgtatatgtatataatatgtacatgcacacacacacacacacacacacacacacacacacacacacacacacacacacacacatatatatatatatatatatatatatatatatatatatatatatatatatatatatacatatatatatatatacatatatttatataaatattaatattaatatataaatatgtgtgtgtgtgtgtgtgtgtgtgtgtgtgtgtgtgtgtgtgtgtgtgtgtgtgtgtgtgtgtgtgtgtgtgttatatatatatgtatatatatatatatatatatatatatatatatatatatatatatat harbors:
- the LOC138866008 gene encoding molt-inhibiting hormone — translated: MYRLAMKTWLAIVIVVVGTSLFFDTTSASFIDGTCRGVMGNRDIYKKVVRVCEDCTNIFRLPGLDGMCRDRCFYNEWFLICLKAANREDEIEKFKVWISILNAGQ